In Toxoplasma gondii ME49 chromosome X, whole genome shotgun sequence, a single genomic region encodes these proteins:
- a CDS encoding PAN domain-containing protein (encoded by transcript TGME49_235200), whose amino-acid sequence MELNVDYYGHDIKKIEDQRVDSAAACQSLCQATSGCIYWTWVSQTEHCYLKDLHALLGRVQSQQTVGMVSGPKYCTPTPPGCHEWDVDYQGFDIKKIEGQCSSAKHCQHMCQGTAGCSFWSYVSSSKSCYLKSNLALNGRHADESTLGMVSGPAFCPLHPVCKEDNVDYSGYDVQKIESGDVASAKECQALCEKLPECSFWTWVSYKQNCYLKNYFALIGRDAGPAASGMISGPKRCAAVPQACHEYNVDYRGHDVKKLESGQVFSADSCRALCQADQSCHYWTWVRSTNSCYLKDQYAPLGRVQDSSTFGMVSGSRRCGEQFSGSCYEVGVDYYGYDIEKLETGEVTTPSACQALCKNRAGCYYWTWVQTTQSCYLKNPYALQGWMRDSTTMDKISGAKDCVPVPATCHELDVDYRGFDIQKIETNSVASYADCQQLCEANVQCFYWTWVSQKKNCYLKNQGALLGRTQDAATAGLVSGPKTCTPRGQCYEVDVDYHGFDTEKIETGQVTSAALCHYHCVTAAHCAYWTWVGQTSNCYLKSSNALLGRVQDFSSVGMVSGPRICAPSAGSLEINVDFVGNDIKLVDDGSVKSYPDCQYLCQQYSDCHYWTYYQDKMSCFLKNAMAPTSRLPRQSTVSGPKFFDGPGVPPPSLPEEPLQPCFQTNVEFIGVELQSLVTNFAAQCQSACQANALCSFFTFYRLERRCVLKSSETGRPQRELPVGFAISGMKFCSSNDNHDSGPQCAVYNTEYVGQECGSHATASSALHCQALCQQSSVCNFFTYHSQDGRCVLQQFASSSAEIQAVPRGFAVSATKYCEAPETDAPSCAERDAEYLGNTLRTVTTTSATDCQGLCKENVHCDFFTFDGLTSACILKKAYAGGEDKLYKLPKPFATSATKECAPSESHPECAENNTLYLGIDTAPVITAETSSECQKLCQQFTDCEYFTFSTSEKRCRLRKLENAGSTVQKLPFPGIVSGPKYCSTPMEPSGGHYAEVDVELKNHNLPASPVAAENATACLGACNGEPECHYWTYYSTVDESMACHLKGAGALEGKASLAGAVSGSKDVVITVEVGIEYVDANLPKDPLRAQSLRECQEACANVLQCKYWTFYPRRSVNCYLKDFTATNTKKTNVNAVSGGKYSIRGMVPRKYLDDRRYGADLLSGQTVASAALTAASANECQKQAQANPKKPFWSWNKFDQTCNLYGDEVLGSETYDYEWVSGYAESQDSSYPSEAYTYGKGIDLLLLGTFQMTTASSPEACAEMCAGVELCRVASFTRAASDGTPNCFLGRLGAQRAVVSKDQVVVAQHNLVLQVGRKPTTVSISDQSGSTLTKCMKLCGQTETCKRWSIDLSTGVCSLYAHTDAWTDNASCVTADIGILLEEIEEAVLVDTALLPVAVNKVVKPVTDCAVQFQKSHCLAYSYAVAGAGARDGACYFGSIGDGADLPRFTKRQKGSVLVRRQNRLMMTEVAFVGERSTSTTEQLDTAVACATACSTAMDCKAWTFRGDESRCELFASISTGVADSPLVVSGTKQADGSAFEASHVKLQTAIATRLTDTILARQTVQSETECETLCTNTANCVQWSTTTQDDDTLECVAGAWNALLEPNNNARTSVISSRFFRPFMELKGKPIKTDNPASPPADPVQHCVEQCESHVADCHAWTMKITATGAQCEYFTETVRVASTTNPLAVSGSKGISDVQARAVVYGAYQVPATQELSAPTVLDCQKRCEDDDSCLAWSYKYTETIDVCRTIQDPAYDRTAEAGAIVVELHYRFLQPFQVLAGEQEDIIDTVEGSATKNDLCGCMAACFDRIECAAWALELTEAGSICTLYSAFKKVEAPGLVISGTRRNATSCESGIADRLLLENPIMFETEGTLDEVLKTATSQHSYTVGVSLVTPAQEPPQYKQAKVVTSNEVSDSAVAVVVNYVAP is encoded by the exons ATGGAGCTCAACGTCGACTACTATGGACACGATATCAAGAAAATTGAGGACCAACGGGTTGACAGCGCGGCGGCCTGCCAATCCCTCTGCCAGGCGACTAGCGGCTGTATTTACTGGACATGGGTCTCTCAAACCGAACACTGTTATCTGAAAGACCTTCATGCTCTGCTGGGGAGAGTCCAAAGCCAGCAAACCGTCGGCATGGTGTCGGGGCCGAAGTATTGCACTCCAACCCCACCAG gctGCCACGAGTGGGACGTGGACTATCAAGGCTTCGATATTAAGAAGATCGAGGGTCAATGCTCGTCAGCAAAACACTGTCAGCATATGTGCCAAGGAACTGCTGGCTGCAGCTTTTGGTCCTACGTGAGCTCGTCAAAGAGCTGCTACCTGAAGAGCAATCTTGCCCTGAATGGGCGCCATGCCGACGAATCGACTTTGGGAATGGTCTCAGGTCCAGCATTCTGCCCCCTCCATCCGG TTTGCAAGGAAGACAATGTCGACTACAGTGGATACGACGTTCAGAAGATTGAAAGTGGAGACGTCGCTTCTGCGAAGGAGTGCCAGGCTCTGTGTGAAAAGCTCCCGGAGTGCTCCTTCTGGACCTGGGTCAGCTACAAACAAAACTGCTACCTCAAGAACTACTTCGCCCTAATTGGTCGTGATGCCGGACCGGCCGCTTCTGGAATGATATCCGGCCCGAAACGATGTGCTGCGGTCCCTCAAG CTTGTCACGAGTACAACGTAGACTATCGAGGACACGATGTGAAAAAGTTGGAATCTGGACAGGTATTCTCAGCGGACTCGTGCCGCGCGCTGTGCCAGGCTGACCAGAGCTGCCATTACTGGACATGGGTGCGGTCAACCAACAGCTGTTACCTGAAAGATCAATACGCTCCCCTCGGACGTGTTCAAGACTCCAGCACCTTCGGGATGGTTTCAGGCTCGAGACGCTGCGGCGAACAGTTTTCCG GCTCCTGCTACGAGGTCGGCGTGGATTACTATGGATACGACATCGAAAAGCTGGAAACAGGGGAGGTGACAACCCCCTCAGCTTGTCAAGCTTTGTGCAAAAACCGCGCAGGCTGCTACTACTGGACATGGgtgcagacgacgcagagctGCTACCTCAAAAATCCATATGCGCTTCAAGGTTGGATGCGAGATAGCACAACGATGGACAAAATATCTGGAGCGAAAGACTGTGTCCCTGTCCCTGCAA CTTGTCACGAGCTGGACGTGGATTACCGAGGGTTCGACATTCAAAAAATCGAGACGAATTCCGTCGCATCCTATGCCGACTGCCAGCAGCTCTGCGAAGCGAATGTGCAGTGCTTTTATTGGACATGGGTcagccagaagaagaactgctACTTAAAGAACCAAGGGGCATTACTTGGTCGAACGCAAGATGCAGCGACCGCAGGTCTCGTCTCAGGACCGAAAACATGCACACCTCGTG GGCAATGCTACGAGGTCGACGTGGATTACCACGGCTTCGACACCGAAAAAATCGAGACGGGGCAGGTGACATCAGCTGCGCTTTGCCACTACCACTGCGTCACGGCTGCCCATTGCGCTTACTGGACCTGGGTCGGCCAGACAAGCAACTGCTACCTGAAGAGTAGCAATGCCCTTCTAGGGCGTGTTCAAGACTTCAGCTCTGTGGGAATGGTTTCTGGCCCCCGGATCTGCGCGCCTTCTGCTG GCTCCCTTGAGATTAACGTGGATTTCGTTGGCAACGACATCAAGTTAGTTGACGATGGCTCTGTTAAATCGTACCCCGATTGCCAGTATCTCTGCCAACAGTACTCAGACTGTCACTACTGGACGTACTACCAGGACAAAATGTCGTGTTTCTTGAAAAACGCGATGGCTCCCACTTCGCGACTCCCCAGACAGTCTACAGTATCTGGACCCAAGTTCTTTGACGGCCCAGGCGTGcctccgccttcgctgcctgAGGAGCCACTGCAGCCATGCTTCCAGACCAACGTTGAATTTATTGGTGTCGAACTCCAGTCCCTTGTCACCAACTTCGCAGCTCAGTGTCAATCGGCATGCCAGGCAAATGCTCTGTGTTCTTTCTTTACTTTTTACCGCCTCGAACGCCGCTGCGTTCTCAAGAGCTCCGAGACCGGAAGGCCGCAGAGAGAACTACCTGTCGGTTTTGCGATATCGGGCATGAAATTCTGCAGCTCCAATGACAACCATGACTCTGGTCCGCAGTGCGCGGTCTATAATACAGAGTATGTCGGTCAAGAATGCGGTTCCCATGCTACAGCGAGTTCGGCACTCCACTGCCAGGCGCTTTGCCAACAAAGCTCTGTGTGCAATTTCTTCACCTATCATTCACAGGATGGACGGTGTGTGCTTCAGCagttcgcctcttcttccgcagaAATTCAGGCTGTGCCACGCGGTTTTGCAGTTTCGGCTACGAAATACTGTGAGGCTCCTGAGACTGATGCCCCTTCCTGCGCTGAACGGGATGCGGAATACCTTGGTAACACTCTCAGAACTGTCACAACCACATCGGCAACGGACTGCCAGGGACTCTGCAAGGAAAATGTGCACTGCGATTTCTTCACATTCGACGGCCTGAcaagtgcatgcattctCAAGAAGGCGTATGCAGGAGGGGAAGACAAATTATACAAACTGCCGAAACCTTTCGCGACGTCAGCTACGAAGGAATGCGCACCGTCCGAAAGTCATCCTGAATGTGCAGAAAATAATACGCTGTACTTGGGTATCGACACTGCCCCAGTAATCACTGCGGAGACTTCTTCAGAGTGCCAAAAACTTTGCCAGCAGTTCACCGACTGTGAGTACTTCACCTTTAGCACATCGGAAAAGCGATGCCGTCTCAGAAAATTGGAGAACGCAGGCTCGACGGTGCAGAAACTTCCTTTCCCTGGAATTGTGTCTGGGCCGAAGTACTGCAGTACCCCTATGGAACCATCCGGTGGCCACTACGCGGAAGTGGACGTGGAACTGAAGAACCACAACTTGCCTGCCTCACCTGTTGCGGCAGAAAATGCTACTGCATGCCTTGGAGCATGCAACGGTGAACCAGAGTGCCACTACTGGACATATTACTCTACAGTTGACGAATCTATGGCCTGTCACCTCAAGGGCGCTGGTGCTCTGGAGGGGAAAGCGAGTTTGGCTGGAGCAGTTTCCGGTTCGAAGGATGTCGTCATTACTGTGGAGGTGGGGATTGAATACGTTGACGCAAATTTGCCGAAAGACCCACTCCGAGCACAGTCGCTACGAGAGTGCCAAGAAGCTTGTGCGAACGTGCTCCAGTGCAAATATTGGACGTTCTACCCTAGGCGATCCGTAAACTGTTACCTGAAGGACTTCACAGCAACAAATACAAAGAAAACCAATGTTAACGCGGTTTCTGGAGGCAAGTACTCTATTAGAGGGATGGTACCGCGTAAGTACCTTGACGATCGAAGGTACGGAGCAGATCTTCTGTCCGGCCAAACTGTCGCATCAGCCGCGCTCACAGCCGCAAGCGCCAACGAATGCCAGAAACAAGCTCAGGCCAATCCAAAGAAACCGTTTTGGTCATGGAACAAGTTCGATCAGACCTGCAACCTATATGGTGATGAAGTGCTGGGAAGCGAGACGTATGATTACGAATGGGTCTCTGGGTACGCTGAAAGCCAAGACTCATCCTATCCAA GCGAAGCATACACTTACGGCAAAGGCATAGACTTGCTTCTGCTTGGCACATTCCAAATGACGACGGCTAGTTCACCGGAAGCTTGCGCCGAGATGTGCGCCGGCGTGGAACTCTGTCGCGTTGCGTCATTCACGAGAGCAGCCAGTGACGGGACGCCAAACTGTTTCCTCGGACGCCTGGGTGCACAAAGAGCTGTTGTTTCCAAGGACCAGGTCGTAGTCGCACAGCATAACCTCGTTCTGCAAGTGGGGAGGAAGCCGACGACTGTATCCATTTCCGACCAGTCTGGCAGCACCTTGACCAAATGCATGAAGCTTTGTGGCCAAACTGAGACGTGCAAGCGGTGGTCAATTGATTTGTCCACCGGTGTCTGCTCGCTCTACGCCCACACAGATGCTTGGACTGACAATGCGTCGTGTGTGACGGCGGATATTGGCATTTTGTTGGAAGAAATAGAGGAAGCTG TTTTGGTCGACACTGCGCTCCTTCCTGTGGCGGTCAACAAGGTCGTCAAGCCCGTAACCGACTGCGCTGTACAATTCCAGAAGAGCCACTGCCTTGCGTACTCATACGCTGTGGCTGGAGCGGGGGCCCGTGACGGCGCTTGCTATTTTGGGTCTATTGGCGACGGGGCAGATCTGCCGCGATTCACAAAAAGACAAAAGGGCAGCGTCCTGGTTCGCAGGCAGAACCGTTTGATGATGACGGAGGTTGCCTTCGTCGGAGAACGCTCCACCTCAACAACGGAGCAGCTGGACACAGCTGTTGCTTGCGCGACAGCTTGCTCAACAGCAATGGATTGCAAAGCATGGACGTTCCGAGGAGATGAGAGCCGTTGCGAGTTATTCGCGAGCATCTCGACTGGTGTCGCTGATTCCCCGCTCGTTGTGTCTGGCACCAAGCAGGCTGATGGCTCAGCCTTCGAGGCCTCACACG TCAAATTACAAACGGCGATTGCTACAAGGTTGACAGACACGATACTTGCAAGGCAAACCGTtcagagcgagacagagtgCGAGACACTCTGCACGAACACAGCAAACTGCGTTCAGTGGTCTACCACAACTCAAGACGATGACACCCTGGAATGTGTCGCTGGTGCGTGGAATGCCCTGCTCGAGCCCAACAACAACGCCCGCACGTCGGTAATAAGTTCAAGGTTCTTCAGGCCTTTCATGGAGCTCAAAGGCAAACCGATAAAAACTGATAATCCCGCATCACCGCCTGCAGACCCAGTGCAGCACTGCGTGGAACAGTGTGAATCACACGTTGCTGATTGCCACGCATGGACAATGAAGATCACCGCGACCGGGGCCCAGTGTGAATACTTCACGGAGACTGTAAGAGTTGCCAGCACTACAAATCCTCTGGCGGTTTCCGGAAGCAAGGGAATTTCTGATGTTCAAGCACGAG CTGTGGTGTATGGCGCATACCAAGTGCCGGCAACGCAAGAGCTGTCTGCGCCAACGGTCCTGGACTGCCAGAAAAGGTGTGAGGACGACGATTCGTGCCTGGCATGGTCGTATAAATATACAGAGACAATAGACGTGTGCAGGACGATACAGGATCCCGCATACGACCGCACCGCCGAAGCCGGAGCGATTGTAGTGGAACTCCATTACAGGTTTTTGCAGCCGTTCCAGGTTCTTGccggagaacaagaggatATTATAGATACCGTCGAAGGCTccgcgacgaagaacgacCTGTGTGGATGCATGGCTGCATGCTTCGACAGGATCGAATGTGCTGCCTGGGCGCTAGAGCTGACTGAGGCAGGCTCGATCTGCACCCTTTACTCTGCGTTCAAGAAGGTGGAGGCGCCAGGACTTGTTATATCTGGCACTCGCCGTAATGCCACGTCGTGCGAGAGTGGTATAGCAG ACCGCCTTCTCCTGGAAAATCCGATCATGTTTGAAACCGAGGGAACCTTAGATGAAGTTTTGAAGACTGCCACCTCTCAACATTCGTACACTGTTGGCGTTTCCCTGGTCACGCCAGCGCAGGAACCTCCGCAGTACAAGCAAGCCAAGGTTGTTACCAGCAATGAAGTGTCTGACAGCGCGGTGGCCGTTGTGGTCAACTATGTCGCGCCGTAA